Proteins from a genomic interval of Desulfovibrio piger:
- a CDS encoding ATP-binding cassette domain-containing protein, whose amino-acid sequence MSFWSAWWRRRAAGVPDTARPAHGRADGDDRSGATGRQAAATPEAVQDAATPQDGIAVELRGLAMRFGAVEALRGLDARIPAGRITGLVGPDGAGKTTLLRLLAGLMEPAAGQALLFGRPAREVAADAPNSIGYMPQRFGLYEDLSVMANLRLHARLRGLEGEARDALFDRLLAFTSLGPFTRRLAGRLSGGMKQKLGIACALLGAPRVLLLDEPGVGVDPLSRQELWQMVSELSDDGMTVIWSTAYLDEAARCPGIIMLDGGRILYDGPPEGLTARVEGRVFHVSPGSEGSKAALARWTRTPGVEDALMQGSRIRVLLGRDAPESTRAAVREAGGENVPARLEDAYMHMVGGLNQEPSPYGRTGGESGGHVSQLSVEAPERIVAKALTKRFGDFTAADHISFTVRAGEIFGLLGPNGAGKSTTFRMLCGLSRPTSGQCSVDGVDLLRAGSAARSRLGYMAQKFSLYLDIPVRENILTCAELYGLAPERRKALLPVLAQALELTDYLDSRTHSLPLGQKQRLALLCATLHEPPVLFLDEPTSGVDARTRRDFWKHITAMTEAGASVLVTTHFMEEAEYCDRMALIYRGAMISMGTPDELKASCRGLPGVPEDPTLEDAFIASIRRYDAEHPQ is encoded by the coding sequence ATGTCCTTCTGGTCCGCCTGGTGGCGGCGTCGGGCAGCCGGGGTGCCGGACACGGCCCGGCCTGCGCACGGTCGTGCCGATGGCGATGACCGGAGCGGGGCAACCGGCCGGCAGGCTGCCGCCACCCCGGAGGCTGTGCAGGACGCCGCGACGCCGCAGGACGGCATCGCCGTGGAGCTGCGCGGTCTGGCCATGCGCTTCGGGGCCGTGGAGGCCCTGCGCGGCCTGGATGCCCGCATCCCGGCAGGGCGCATCACCGGTCTCGTGGGGCCGGACGGCGCGGGCAAGACCACCCTGCTGCGCCTGCTGGCCGGGCTCATGGAACCGGCGGCGGGGCAGGCCCTGCTGTTCGGTCGTCCCGCCCGTGAGGTGGCGGCGGACGCGCCCAACAGCATCGGCTACATGCCGCAGCGTTTCGGCCTGTATGAAGACCTTTCCGTCATGGCCAACCTGCGCCTGCACGCCCGTCTGCGCGGTCTGGAGGGCGAGGCCCGCGATGCCCTGTTCGACAGGTTGCTGGCCTTCACCTCGCTGGGACCGTTCACCCGCCGTCTGGCCGGACGCCTTTCCGGCGGCATGAAGCAGAAACTGGGCATCGCCTGCGCCCTGCTGGGGGCGCCGCGCGTACTGCTGCTGGACGAACCCGGCGTGGGCGTGGACCCTCTGTCGCGGCAGGAGCTGTGGCAGATGGTCAGCGAACTGAGCGACGACGGCATGACCGTCATCTGGTCCACGGCCTATCTGGACGAGGCCGCGCGCTGTCCGGGCATCATCATGCTGGACGGCGGCCGCATCCTTTACGACGGCCCGCCCGAGGGGCTCACCGCCCGGGTGGAAGGGCGCGTGTTCCATGTGTCGCCGGGCAGCGAGGGCAGCAAGGCGGCCCTGGCCCGCTGGACGCGGACGCCGGGCGTGGAAGATGCCCTGATGCAGGGCAGCCGCATCCGCGTGCTGCTGGGGCGGGATGCCCCGGAAAGCACCCGGGCCGCCGTGCGCGAGGCCGGGGGGGAGAACGTCCCCGCCCGTCTGGAAGACGCCTACATGCATATGGTGGGCGGGCTCAATCAGGAGCCTTCGCCCTACGGCAGGACAGGCGGCGAGAGCGGCGGGCATGTGTCGCAACTGTCCGTGGAAGCGCCGGAACGCATCGTGGCCAAGGCGCTGACCAAGCGCTTCGGGGATTTCACGGCGGCGGACCACATCAGCTTCACGGTGCGCGCCGGGGAGATATTTGGTCTTCTTGGGCCCAACGGTGCGGGCAAGTCCACCACCTTCCGCATGCTTTGCGGCCTGTCGCGGCCCACGTCGGGCCAGTGCAGCGTGGACGGCGTGGATCTGCTGCGTGCGGGCAGTGCGGCGCGTTCGCGTCTGGGCTACATGGCGCAGAAATTTTCCCTGTATCTGGACATCCCGGTGCGCGAGAACATCCTGACCTGTGCGGAGCTGTACGGTCTGGCCCCGGAACGCCGCAAGGCCCTGCTGCCCGTGCTGGCGCAGGCCCTGGAACTGACGGACTATCTGGACAGCCGCACCCACAGCCTGCCGCTGGGGCAGAAGCAGCGCCTGGCCCTGCTGTGCGCCACCCTGCACGAGCCGCCGGTGCTGTTTTTGGACGAGCCCACATCGGGCGTGGACGCGCGTACCCGCCGGGACTTCTGGAAGCATATCACGGCCATGACCGAGGCCGGTGCCTCGGTGCTGGTGACCACGCATTTCATGGAAGAAGCCGAATACTGTGACCGCATGGCCCTCATCTACCGGGGCGCCATGATCAGCATGGGCACGCCGGACGAGCTCAAGGCCTCCTGCCGGGGCTTGCCGGGCGTACCTGAGGACCCCACGCTGGAAGATGCCTTCATCGCCAGCATCCGGCGTTATGATGCCGAGCACCCGCAATAG
- a CDS encoding efflux RND transporter periplasmic adaptor subunit: protein MRQKILAAVLLVGVAVALGWYFLWDRTQGSLVLYGNVEIRQVDVSFRVDGRIAQVLVDEGDSVRAGQELARLDDDLLRQQRDQTAAQLAGQKAQLLRLERGYRTEEVEQARAAVARARAVADNAAINLNRVSAMRARNAISQKELDNARSSDRSARAELRSAQEQLDMLLSGYREEEVLAQRAAVDAAAAALELAEIRLRDALLTAPQDGIVLTRAREAGAIVQAGQTVYTLSLVDPVWLRVYVDEPQLGRIKPGMAVRVRVDAVPDKEFSGRVGFISPAAEFTPKSVETMEVRTSLVYRLRVQVDDPDNVMRQGMPVTVTLVEP from the coding sequence ATGCGGCAAAAGATTCTGGCAGCGGTGCTGCTTGTGGGCGTGGCCGTGGCGCTGGGCTGGTACTTCCTGTGGGACAGGACGCAGGGGAGCCTGGTGCTGTACGGTAATGTGGAGATCCGTCAGGTGGATGTGAGCTTCCGCGTGGATGGCCGTATCGCCCAGGTGCTGGTGGACGAAGGCGACAGCGTGCGCGCCGGACAGGAGCTGGCCCGGCTGGACGACGACCTGTTGCGCCAGCAGCGGGACCAGACGGCGGCCCAGCTGGCCGGGCAGAAGGCCCAGCTGCTGCGCCTGGAGCGCGGTTACCGTACGGAAGAAGTGGAACAGGCCCGCGCCGCCGTGGCCCGTGCCCGTGCCGTGGCCGACAATGCGGCCATCAATCTGAACCGCGTCAGCGCCATGCGCGCACGCAACGCCATCTCCCAGAAAGAGCTGGACAACGCGCGCAGTTCGGACAGGTCGGCCCGGGCGGAGCTGCGCTCGGCACAGGAACAGCTCGACATGCTGCTGTCCGGCTACCGCGAGGAAGAGGTGCTGGCCCAGCGGGCGGCGGTGGATGCTGCGGCGGCGGCACTGGAGCTGGCGGAGATCCGGCTGCGTGATGCGCTGCTGACCGCGCCGCAGGACGGCATCGTCCTGACCCGTGCCCGCGAGGCCGGGGCCATCGTGCAGGCCGGGCAGACCGTGTACACCCTGAGCCTGGTGGACCCGGTGTGGCTGCGCGTCTATGTGGACGAGCCGCAACTGGGGCGCATCAAGCCGGGCATGGCCGTGCGGGTGCGCGTGGATGCGGTGCCGGACAAGGAATTTTCGGGCCGGGTGGGCTTCATCTCTCCGGCGGCGGAGTTCACGCCCAAGAGCGTGGAGACCATGGAAGTGCGCACCTCGCTGGTCTACCGCCTGCGGGTGCAGGTGGACGATCCCGATAACGTCATGCGGCAGGGCATGCCCGTGACCGTGACCCTGGTGGAGCCCTAA
- the hydF gene encoding [FeFe] hydrogenase H-cluster maturation GTPase HydF, which yields MNESPKALRLHIGLFGRRNAGKSSLLNALVGQDVAIVSPTPGSTADPVEKTLEMAPLGPVVFLDTAGLDDRDASLGAQRVERSLRAMRRVDVALLVLDAPCWEAVDADTAARLAAAGIPFAVVVNSRGTADTCDAAWRPDGLAVTVPVLWASAREGWGLEGIRAALARLAPAGALKQPPLVHDLLPEHGTLLLVVPLDSGAPQGRLILPQVQTIRDSLDGRCLCLVVTEEQLPQAFAALREPPDLVVCDSQVVHVAARLTPPSVPLTTFSILMARAKGDLVDLARGAAALTRLRPGQTVLVQEACSHHAQKDDIGRVKIPRLLARLAGGPVETPMLAGKEFTEYAGDAAAVVHCGACAITRGQMLARLDEARAHGLPMTNYGMCISLAQGVLERVLSPFPEALAAWRAEAQLPG from the coding sequence ATGAACGAAAGTCCCAAGGCCCTGCGCCTGCATATCGGTCTGTTCGGGCGGCGCAATGCGGGCAAGTCTTCCTTGCTCAACGCGCTCGTGGGTCAGGACGTGGCCATCGTTTCCCCCACGCCGGGCAGTACGGCGGACCCGGTGGAAAAGACGCTGGAGATGGCGCCCCTGGGGCCGGTGGTCTTTCTGGATACGGCCGGGCTGGACGACCGGGACGCCTCGCTGGGCGCCCAGCGGGTGGAGCGCAGCCTGCGGGCCATGCGCCGGGTGGACGTGGCCCTGCTGGTGCTGGATGCCCCCTGCTGGGAGGCCGTGGACGCCGACACCGCCGCCCGTCTGGCCGCTGCGGGCATCCCCTTTGCCGTGGTGGTCAACAGCCGCGGGACGGCGGACACCTGTGATGCCGCATGGCGTCCTGACGGCCTTGCCGTGACGGTCCCCGTGCTCTGGGCCTCGGCCCGGGAAGGCTGGGGACTGGAAGGCATCCGGGCGGCGCTGGCCCGTCTGGCTCCGGCCGGGGCCCTGAAACAGCCGCCGCTGGTGCACGACCTGCTGCCGGAGCACGGCACGCTGCTGCTGGTGGTGCCGCTGGATTCCGGGGCGCCGCAGGGCCGCCTCATCCTGCCGCAGGTGCAGACCATCCGGGACAGCCTGGACGGCCGCTGCCTGTGCCTTGTGGTGACGGAAGAGCAGCTGCCGCAGGCCTTTGCCGCCTTGCGGGAGCCGCCGGATCTGGTGGTCTGCGATTCGCAGGTGGTGCATGTGGCCGCGCGCCTGACGCCGCCGTCCGTGCCCCTGACCACGTTCTCCATCCTCATGGCCCGCGCCAAGGGCGATCTGGTGGATCTGGCCCGGGGGGCGGCGGCCCTGACCCGTCTGCGGCCCGGCCAGACCGTGCTGGTGCAGGAAGCCTGCTCGCACCATGCGCAAAAAGATGACATCGGCCGCGTGAAGATTCCGCGCCTGCTGGCCCGGCTGGCCGGCGGCCCCGTGGAGACCCCCATGCTGGCCGGCAAGGAATTTACCGAATATGCGGGAGACGCGGCCGCCGTGGTGCATTGCGGCGCCTGCGCCATCACGCGCGGCCAGATGCTGGCCCGGCTGGACGAAGCCCGGGCCCACGGGCTGCCCATGACCAATTACGGCATGTGCATCTCGCTGGCACAGGGCGTGCTGGAACGCGTGCTCTCTCCCTTCCCGGAAGCGCTGGCCGCCTGGCGTGCCGAAGCGCAGCTGCCGGGATAA
- the hydE gene encoding [FeFe] hydrogenase H-cluster radical SAM maturase HydE translates to MPESAPSSPATASREAVCSSAAPASVPALSRAEVRELLFDLPWPELQALAHQCRLRHKGRHVHVRGLLEFSNVCRRNCRYCGLRHENRRLSRYSLSAAELLRAASQAVAAGVDTLVLQSGEMARNPLWLAQVVRGLKERFGLPVTLSVGEQPREWYALWREAGADRFLLKHETADARLYAALHPGYRLADRLRALSWLAELGYEVGSGFMVGVPGQRPESLVDDILLVRDMRVAMCGAGPFVPQADTPLGRQPRGSTELCLRVMAVLRLALPWANLPATTALASLRPEDGQRQGLAAGGNVLMPSFTPAARRAAYRIYDHKAVVDMDAVRRAIAGAGLEHALPEA, encoded by the coding sequence ATGCCGGAATCCGCACCGTCTTCCCCCGCGACGGCCAGCCGCGAGGCCGTCTGTTCTTCCGCGGCCCCCGCGTCCGTCCCCGCCCTTTCCCGGGCCGAAGTTCGCGAGCTGCTTTTCGACCTGCCCTGGCCGGAATTGCAGGCCCTGGCGCACCAGTGTCGCCTGCGGCACAAGGGGCGGCATGTGCATGTGCGCGGCCTGCTGGAATTTTCCAATGTCTGCCGCCGCAACTGCCGCTATTGCGGCCTGCGCCACGAGAACAGGCGCCTGTCCCGCTACAGCCTGTCGGCGGCGGAGCTGCTGCGGGCCGCGTCACAGGCCGTGGCCGCCGGGGTGGACACGCTGGTGCTGCAATCGGGCGAGATGGCCCGCAATCCCCTCTGGCTGGCGCAGGTGGTGCGCGGCCTCAAGGAGCGCTTCGGCCTGCCCGTGACCCTGAGCGTGGGCGAGCAGCCGCGCGAATGGTACGCCCTGTGGCGGGAGGCCGGGGCCGACCGCTTCCTGCTCAAGCACGAGACCGCCGATGCCCGTCTCTATGCCGCCCTGCATCCCGGCTATCGTCTGGCCGACCGGCTGCGGGCCCTCTCCTGGCTGGCGGAGCTGGGCTATGAGGTGGGCTCCGGCTTCATGGTCGGTGTGCCCGGCCAGCGCCCCGAAAGTCTGGTGGACGACATCCTGCTGGTGCGGGACATGCGCGTGGCCATGTGCGGGGCCGGGCCCTTCGTGCCCCAGGCCGACACGCCCCTGGGGCGGCAGCCGCGCGGCTCCACGGAGCTGTGCCTGCGGGTCATGGCCGTGCTGCGTCTGGCCCTGCCCTGGGCCAACCTGCCCGCCACCACGGCGCTGGCCAGCCTGCGCCCCGAAGACGGTCAGCGGCAGGGCCTTGCCGCGGGCGGCAACGTGCTCATGCCTTCCTTCACCCCGGCGGCGCGCCGGGCTGCCTACCGCATCTACGACCACAAGGCTGTGGTGGACATGGACGCCGTGCGGCGCGCCATTGCGGGCGCCGGGCTGGAGCATGCGCTGCCGGAAGCTTAG
- the hydG gene encoding [FeFe] hydrogenase H-cluster radical SAM maturase HydG: MYDPHSLHAEEFIDHEEVQETLAWAAEHARDAGLIDSILAKAALCKGLSHREASVLLACELPDRVEALYRLANRIKHEFYGNRIVMFAPLYLSNYCVNSCVYCPYHARNKHIIRKKLTQEEVAREVIALQDMGHKRLALEAGEHPTMNPIGYILDCIRTIYGIRHKNGAIRRVNVNIAATTVEEYRMLKDAGIGTYILFQETYHKQSYEKLHPAGPKHDYAWHTEAMDRAMQGGIDDVGLGVLFGLEGYRYEFAALLMHAEHLEAVHGVGPHTISVPRIKKADDIDPDVFDNGIDDETFARICACIRVAVPYTGMIISTRESQAVREKVLPLGVSQISGASRTSVGGYCEPEPEDENSAQFDVSDRRTLDEVVRWLMDQGHIPSFCTACYREGRTGDRFMSLCKSRQILNCCHPNALLTLKEYLQDYASPATRAVGLDMIRKELDKIPSDKVRARTIRCLDAIEAGQRDFRF, encoded by the coding sequence ATGTATGATCCCCATTCCCTGCATGCCGAAGAATTCATAGATCACGAAGAGGTGCAGGAGACCCTTGCCTGGGCGGCGGAACACGCCCGCGATGCCGGGCTCATCGACAGCATCCTTGCCAAAGCCGCGCTCTGCAAAGGCCTGAGCCACCGGGAAGCCTCCGTCCTGCTGGCCTGTGAGCTGCCGGACAGGGTAGAGGCCCTGTACCGGCTGGCCAACCGCATCAAGCACGAGTTCTACGGCAACCGCATCGTCATGTTCGCGCCGCTGTACCTGTCCAATTACTGCGTCAACAGCTGCGTCTACTGCCCCTACCACGCCCGCAACAAGCACATCATCCGCAAAAAGCTGACCCAGGAGGAAGTGGCCCGCGAGGTCATCGCCCTGCAGGACATGGGCCACAAGCGTCTGGCCCTGGAAGCGGGCGAGCACCCCACCATGAACCCCATCGGCTACATCCTCGACTGCATCCGCACCATCTACGGCATCCGCCACAAGAACGGGGCCATCCGCCGCGTCAACGTGAACATCGCGGCCACCACCGTGGAAGAATACCGGATGCTCAAGGATGCGGGCATCGGCACCTACATCCTGTTCCAGGAGACCTACCACAAGCAGAGCTACGAAAAGCTCCACCCCGCGGGTCCCAAGCATGATTATGCCTGGCATACCGAAGCCATGGACCGCGCCATGCAGGGCGGCATCGACGATGTGGGCCTGGGCGTGCTCTTCGGTCTGGAAGGCTATCGTTACGAATTTGCGGCCCTGCTCATGCATGCCGAGCATCTGGAGGCCGTGCACGGCGTGGGCCCGCACACCATCAGCGTGCCGCGCATCAAGAAGGCCGACGACATCGATCCCGACGTTTTCGACAACGGCATCGACGACGAGACCTTTGCCCGCATCTGTGCCTGTATCCGCGTGGCCGTGCCCTATACCGGCATGATCATCTCCACCCGCGAGAGCCAGGCCGTGCGCGAAAAGGTGCTGCCTCTGGGCGTCTCGCAGATCAGCGGTGCCTCCCGCACCAGCGTGGGCGGCTATTGCGAGCCCGAGCCCGAGGACGAGAACTCCGCCCAGTTCGATGTCAGCGACCGCCGCACTCTGGACGAGGTGGTCCGCTGGCTCATGGATCAGGGCCACATCCCCAGCTTCTGCACGGCCTGTTACCGCGAGGGCCGTACCGGCGACCGCTTCATGAGCCTGTGCAAGAGCCGCCAGATCCTCAACTGCTGTCATCCCAATGCCCTGCTGACCCTCAAGGAATATCTGCAGGACTACGCCTCGCCCGCCACCCGGGCCGTGGGCCTGGACATGATCCGGAAGGAACTGGACAAGATCCCCAGCGACAAGGTGCGCGCCCGCACCATCCGGTGCCTGGACGCCATCGAGGCCGGGCAGCGGGACTTCCGCTTCTAG
- a CDS encoding iron hydrogenase small subunit, protein MKMMHLTRRGFLRAACVVAGGAMISLRMAGVAVARFRDIRDYMLDRIHGVYGADAAFPVRASQDNAQVRELYAAYLKRPLGPLSEKLLHTRWADQSAGYRRLVEAGTFPNPRDVEMFAASPYPYEQKF, encoded by the coding sequence ATGAAGATGATGCATCTGACCCGTCGCGGTTTCTTGCGTGCGGCCTGCGTGGTCGCGGGCGGTGCCATGATCAGCCTGCGCATGGCCGGTGTGGCTGTGGCCAGGTTCCGGGACATCAGGGACTACATGCTGGACCGCATCCACGGTGTCTACGGCGCGGATGCCGCCTTTCCCGTGCGGGCCTCGCAGGACAACGCCCAGGTCAGGGAACTGTATGCCGCCTATCTCAAGCGGCCGCTGGGCCCGCTTTCCGAAAAACTGCTGCATACCCGCTGGGCAGACCAGTCCGCCGGGTATCGCCGTCTGGTGGAGGCGGGGACGTTCCCCAATCCCCGTGATGTAGAGATGTTCGCCGCTTCTCCCTATCCTTACGAACAGAAATTCTAG
- a CDS encoding [FeFe] hydrogenase, group A produces the protein MKRIEMEHIGYVPHVPQPGPHPGTLPFVQIDAERCVGCDTCQEYCPTGAIFGEVGREHAIPHPEACINCGQCLTHCPELAIYEEQSWVPELEAKLARKDVRCIAMPAPAVRYALGDCFGLPVGSVGTGRMLSALKALGFAHCWDTEFAADVTIWEEASEFVERLAARRDLPQFTSCCPGWQKYAETFYPDLLPHFSSCKSPIGMNGALAKTYGAERMGYDPDTVYTVSIMPCIAKKYEGLRPELAASGRRDIDATITTRELAWLIKKAGIDFASLPDGGRDSLMGESSGGATIFGVSGGVMEAALRYAYEAITGSKPQSWDFKTVRGLDGLKEATLTIKGTELRVAVVHGAKRFKKVCDEVRAGRSPYHFIEFMACPGGCVCGGGQPIMPTLLEQARRRATSLYASLRQRLDRAEV, from the coding sequence ATGAAGCGCATCGAGATGGAGCATATCGGCTATGTGCCGCATGTGCCGCAGCCGGGGCCGCATCCCGGTACCCTGCCGTTCGTGCAGATCGATGCCGAACGTTGCGTCGGCTGTGATACCTGCCAGGAGTACTGCCCCACGGGGGCCATCTTTGGCGAGGTGGGGCGGGAGCACGCCATCCCGCATCCCGAAGCCTGCATCAACTGCGGCCAGTGCCTGACCCATTGTCCGGAGCTGGCCATCTATGAGGAACAGAGCTGGGTCCCCGAGCTGGAAGCGAAGCTTGCCCGCAAGGACGTCCGCTGCATCGCCATGCCCGCGCCTGCCGTGCGTTACGCCCTGGGCGACTGCTTCGGCCTGCCGGTGGGCTCGGTCGGCACGGGCAGGATGCTCTCCGCACTCAAGGCCCTGGGCTTCGCCCATTGCTGGGATACGGAATTCGCCGCGGACGTGACCATATGGGAAGAAGCCTCGGAATTCGTGGAGCGTCTGGCCGCGCGCCGCGACCTGCCCCAGTTCACGTCCTGCTGCCCGGGCTGGCAGAAATATGCCGAGACCTTTTATCCCGACCTGCTGCCGCACTTCTCGTCCTGCAAGTCGCCCATCGGCATGAACGGGGCCCTGGCCAAGACCTACGGCGCGGAGCGTATGGGCTATGATCCCGACACGGTCTACACCGTCTCCATCATGCCCTGCATCGCAAAAAAATACGAAGGCTTGCGGCCTGAGCTTGCGGCCAGCGGACGGCGCGACATCGACGCCACCATCACGACCCGTGAGCTGGCCTGGCTCATCAAGAAAGCCGGTATCGACTTTGCCTCGCTGCCCGATGGCGGCCGCGACAGCCTGATGGGCGAATCGTCGGGCGGGGCCACCATCTTCGGCGTCAGCGGCGGTGTCATGGAAGCCGCCCTGCGCTACGCCTATGAAGCCATCACGGGCAGCAAGCCCCAAAGCTGGGATTTCAAGACCGTGCGCGGTCTGGACGGCCTCAAGGAAGCCACGCTGACCATCAAAGGCACGGAGCTGCGTGTGGCTGTGGTCCACGGGGCCAAGCGTTTCAAAAAAGTGTGTGACGAGGTGCGCGCGGGCAGGTCTCCGTATCACTTCATCGAATTCATGGCCTGTCCCGGAGGTTGCGTCTGCGGCGGCGGGCAGCCTATCATGCCCACGTTGCTGGAGCAGGCCCGGCGCCGGGCCACCAGCCTGTATGCCTCGCTGCGGCAACGCCTTGACCGCGCGGAAGTTTAG
- a CDS encoding TM1266 family iron-only hydrogenase system putative regulator, giving the protein MVSQEKRIGVVALAIHDRQARAASVNNVISQYADLVVGRMGVPYRERGLSIIALLVDGSTDALGAMTGKLGNIPGVKVRSVLLTAAGQELSPKEDS; this is encoded by the coding sequence ATGGTCAGTCAGGAAAAACGGATAGGTGTGGTGGCCCTCGCCATCCACGACAGGCAGGCCCGGGCGGCTTCCGTCAACAACGTCATCAGCCAGTATGCCGATCTGGTGGTGGGGCGCATGGGCGTGCCGTACCGTGAGCGGGGCCTGAGCATCATCGCCCTGCTGGTGGACGGCAGTACGGATGCCCTCGGGGCGATGACCGGAAAACTGGGGAACATTCCCGGTGTGAAAGTACGCAGCGTCCTGCTTACTGCCGCCGGGCAGGAGCTTTCCCCCAAGGAGGATTCATGA
- a CDS encoding 4Fe-4S dicluster domain-containing protein produces the protein MPATKTDNMLSSLRLGVIERLALSFWAGTLPEDVDRIPLLMRPRGSEIMSRCCIYKDRAILRERLRAAMGFRLEDETDDSIPLRTYAEEALERKEPNWPILTVCDIACQGCMRARYYVTDACQGCVARSCIGSCRFGAISFSRGRSTIDPEKCRNCGMCMDACPYHAIVRLNVPCEAACPVRAIHKGNKGRAEIDFEKCTSCGRCMRACPFGAVMERSEVLPVLRALASGRHVTALMAPAIVGQFPGGPARIVTALRRLGFSDVMEVALGADVTSQREAAEFVERMERGDTFMTTSCCPAYVEAVRRHAPELLPHVSETATPMHYTAEIARERHPDTVTVFIGPCVAKRQEGLHDEMVDYVLTFEEVGALFNARGIVVEECEEHELERPSNEARGYAIAGGVSAAVEKLVGDRFEVRPVAINDLSPQGLKKLQSFVRGGCPGNLVEVMTCVGGCVGGAGVVMPAAKGAKAVENFATKGKV, from the coding sequence ATGCCCGCTACCAAGACTGACAACATGTTGAGTTCGCTGCGCCTCGGCGTCATCGAACGTCTGGCCCTTTCGTTCTGGGCCGGGACCCTGCCGGAAGACGTGGACCGCATCCCCCTGCTGATGCGCCCGCGCGGCAGCGAGATCATGAGCCGCTGCTGCATCTACAAGGACCGCGCCATCCTGCGCGAACGCCTGCGTGCCGCCATGGGCTTCCGCCTCGAAGACGAGACGGACGACTCCATCCCCCTGCGCACCTATGCCGAAGAGGCCCTGGAGCGCAAAGAGCCCAACTGGCCCATCCTGACGGTCTGTGACATCGCCTGCCAGGGCTGCATGCGTGCCCGTTACTATGTGACCGACGCCTGCCAGGGCTGCGTGGCGCGTTCCTGTATCGGCAGCTGCCGCTTTGGGGCCATCTCTTTCTCTCGCGGCCGCTCCACCATCGACCCCGAAAAGTGCCGCAACTGCGGCATGTGCATGGACGCCTGCCCCTACCATGCCATCGTGCGCCTCAATGTCCCCTGTGAGGCGGCCTGCCCGGTGCGCGCCATCCACAAGGGCAACAAGGGCCGCGCCGAGATCGACTTTGAAAAGTGCACCAGCTGCGGCCGCTGCATGCGCGCCTGCCCCTTCGGTGCGGTCATGGAGCGCAGCGAAGTGCTGCCCGTGCTCCGTGCCCTGGCCAGCGGCCGCCATGTGACGGCCCTCATGGCCCCGGCCATCGTGGGCCAGTTCCCCGGCGGCCCGGCCCGCATCGTCACGGCCCTGCGCCGTCTGGGCTTTAGCGACGTCATGGAAGTGGCCCTGGGCGCCGACGTCACCTCGCAGCGTGAGGCCGCGGAATTCGTGGAACGCATGGAACGCGGCGACACCTTCATGACCACCTCCTGCTGCCCGGCCTATGTGGAAGCCGTGCGCCGCCACGCGCCCGAGCTCCTGCCCCATGTGTCCGAGACCGCCACGCCCATGCATTATACGGCCGAGATCGCCCGCGAGCGCCATCCCGACACCGTGACGGTCTTCATCGGCCCCTGCGTGGCCAAGCGCCAGGAAGGCCTGCACGACGAGATGGTGGACTACGTGCTCACCTTCGAAGAAGTGGGCGCCCTGTTCAATGCCCGCGGCATCGTGGTGGAAGAGTGCGAAGAGCACGAGCTGGAGCGCCCCAGCAACGAGGCGCGCGGCTATGCCATCGCGGGCGGCGTGTCCGCCGCTGTGGAAAAGCTGGTGGGCGACCGCTTCGAGGTGCGTCCCGTGGCCATCAACGACCTTTCTCCCCAGGGCCTCAAGAAGCTGCAGTCCTTCGTCAGGGGCGGCTGCCCCGGCAACCTGGTGGAGGTCATGACCTGCGTGGGCGGCTGCGTGGGCGGCGCCGGTGTGGTGATGCCCGCCGCCAAGGGCGCCAAGGCCGTGGAGAACTTTGCCACCAAGGGCAAGGTGTAA